DNA sequence from the Thermococcus gammatolerans EJ3 genome:
TGCCAACGCTTAAATCGGTTAACGTCTATCCGGTAGATGATGTGAAGAAGGGTGAAGAGCTCGTGGGCTTCCTCGTGGAGGTGTAACCAGGGAATGGAAATCGAGGTTAAATTTCGCGTGAATTTTGAGGAAGCCAAGAAAAAGCTGGAAGTCCTCGGGGCCCGATTGCTCAGAACGGAAGAGCAGGAAGATCTCTATTTCTCCCTTCCACCGAACGAACTGTTGAGAATAAGGAGGATCAGAAATCTCGGGAAGACTTACCTGACCCACAAGCTCATCGTGGATCCCGGCAGAAACGAAGAGTTCGATGAAATCGAAGTCGAAGTCTCGGGTTTTGAAGAAATGAGGAAGATACTGAGGCGTCTCGGCCTCCAGGAGGACGTGCTGATAAGGAAGCACCGTCTCGTTTACCGGCTTGGCGATGTTACCTTCGAGCTCAACCGGGTTGAGGGAATAGGAGAGTTTCTGGACATTGAGGTGATTTCCGAGAATCCCAAGGAGGCCAGGGAGAAGATATGGGAGTCCGCAAGAAAGTTGGGACTCGATGAAAACGACGTTGAGCCCCGGCTTTATACAGAGTTAATGAAAGAGAAAAACGGTTAAACCAGTTTTTCAAGAGTTTCCTTTGCTATATCACCGAGTTTTACCCACCTCTTTCCCTCGAAGGGTAATATAACCTTGTCCTCAACGTTAACAAACTCCTTCACGAGGCCTTCAAGCTCCTTTATCCCAAACTCGCCGATGAGAACCAGCATGAAGCCCTTTTGGTTCAGATCTCCCTCCCTCAGAACGCGCTCCGCTTCCTTCATGAACAGTTCCCAGTACTTTCTTGTAACGTCGGGAAGATCCTTTGCGAGGCGGTAGAGGAGTATCATTGCGTTCTCGCGAACGTAGGGATTGCGTGACTCCACGAGGCCCAGAAGCCTTTTAACGGTTTCTTCATTGAGATGGGGCTTTATCACGTCGGGGTTGCTGTCCATGACCATCGTTAGGGTGAGAAGGGCATCACCAACAATACCGGGATTGGAGTCTTGGAGGAGCTCAAACAGTGCCTCACGAACCTTTTTGTCCCTAGCCGCGTCCTCAACGACCATCTGGATCTGATCGCTCTCGAGCATCTTTTTGACTTTACCCTTTTTTGATCCGAATGAGAAGAATGCCATGGTGTTTCACCATTTGAGTGCTTCAACGTCAACACTTAAAAACTTCTCCCCCCTTAATCATACGCCATGTTCATGCCTAGAGTATTGGAAAGAGCTTTCCTTAGACCGTTTGCTATTAGCTCCCTCTTAGTGATCTCTCTAGTGATCCTATCCCGCTCCCTCTGCCCCTGCTGGGCTGTTGTCTTAGTCTGGCTACTTGGCCTCCCTCTGGTGAACCTTGCCTTTCCCAATTCTTCACTGGCAGTTAAGCTTTCAATAGCCCCAGCAGTGGGGATCTCGATTTTGGCTATTGTTTTCCATCTTTTCAGTCTATTGGGGATTGGAATAACGGTCGGAGCGGTTTTTCTCGTTGTGTTGACCTTTGTACTGCTGGTTATCTCATGGCAGGAGTTAAGCGGGTTATTGAAAACTCTTCCCCGTGAGAGGGACGACCTTCTCAAGTGGGGCGTTCCCATACTGGTCATGGTGATGATCCACTGGGCGGTTTACACGTACCCCACCGACAACGTTGACAACTTCTTCCACGCGACTAAAATCGAGTACATGCTCAGGTACGATACCACCTATCCCAAGGTTGTTCCAATCTTTAACATCCTAACTTATCCCGCCGGCTATCACTCCCTCGCATCTTTCATAATGCTCCTGAGCGGGGAAAGGGTGATACCCAAGGTCATGCTGGAACTCAGGCTCTGGGAGTGGGTCTTTCTGGCCATGGGTCTTTACGCCCTCTCCTACACATGGTTCGGGAAGAAAGTTGCAAACTACACTCTTCTGACTATGTTAGGGGTGAACATACTCCACTACTACCTCTTGGTTTATATAGCTCCAAACTTTCTTGGATTCTACTTCTTTGCAGTTCTCCTCGCCATTTTCGTCGAGGTGTACAAAAGGCCCGATAAGCGAAAATATCCCCTTCTGGTTCTCACGAGTGTGGGTGCCATCCTGGTTCACCCCTACAGCTATCAGAACTACGTCTTTGTGGCCGCGGTTTACCTCGGCCTTAAGCTCCTCTTCGATGGCTTGAGCACCCGTAACTTAACCTCATTTTTAAAACAGGCCATCACATTTTTTGCGGTTCCCCTTTTCGTCCACGCCATTGTTGATCCCTACTTCTGGTTTCCTTCCCTGGTCCACATAAAAATTGAGTACCCTTGGGCCTCTTATATAGGGGTTGCTTTGTCCAAGCTCTCCCTCTTCCATGGTAAAGGATCTAGGGACACTTGGTGGTATTTTGAACTCTTTACAAAATGGGCAACGGTGAGGAACGACAACTACCTCGGAACAATATTCACGTTTCTCGGTGGGGTTTTCCTCCTATATAAAAGGGAGTATCGGAGAAAAGGGGCCTCACTCGTAGTTTTTTCCGCCTTCGTCCTCCTCCTAATCCTTGACAGGCTGACGGTAAACGTCTCCGTACCATTCTACAGCACGGCCGCAATAGAGAGGATGTTCCTCTGGCTGGTCCCCGTGCTTCCCGTTTTCGCCGGGACTGGGCTCCTATGGTTCCGCGAGCTCGTGTTCGGACTGCCGGTGCGGGAAGTGAGTAAGAAGCTCTTCTATCTGAGCGTTGTTGGAGCGTTCTTCCTGACCCCTGCCTTGGGGACGGCCTACGACCTCCTCTCAGCGGAGGCGAACTTCTACGTCAGGGCTGACAACCTTGATGACTTCCACTGGATCTCCACCCATTTCCCTAACGTTACCATCCTGAACTCCTGCACATTGGACTCTGCACAGTGGATGCCCTTCTTCGAGCCTTCCAGTGGTGTGAAGGTAATGTTCAACAGCAGGATTAAGAGGTGTAGGATAGGTAACATTACCCCATCCATCTTTTTGGAGAGGTTGCTGAACGAAAGCGCTGTCCTTCCAGGTTACATCGCCTACATCGATACCAACGCCCCCAGTCTCAATCCGCTGGAGCTCTTTCAGGAGTACAAGCTCCTGAAGACGAACGGGAACAACTGGGTTTTTGACCTTTCTTCTAAGGACACATCGACGAACGAGAGAAAAGCTGCCGCCGCCCTGAGGGTCTGCAGCGATTTGATCCCCGGCAATACCGAGAGGTACGGAAGATACTTTGTCTACGGCTTTGGAAAGAAGTACTTTGGCATAAGGAGGATGTACCTTGAGGGTTTAGATTACGCCTGGATAAAGGGCAGAAAGGGAGTGATAGGATTCGCTCCATGCAGGGAATACGGAGGTTTCGTTATAGACCTCTATTCTCCCCAGAGCCAGTCTCTGAACGTTACTGTAAACGGGAAACTGGTGGGGGAGTTTAAGCTTGATGCAGGAGAAAACAGGCTCAATATCCCAGCTGAACTTCAAAAGGACAGGGTTGTCTTCTTATCCATGTCCTCAGAGAAGGGTCCTCTCTTCGTGCGGTTCATTAAACTGCTTCCCCGATCTTGAGCTCGGAAAGGTTTATTATTTGTCATCTTAGAATCCTCACGTGATCTCAGGTTTCCATAATGGGGGGGTAACATGAAGGCTGAAACCAAAAAAATCCTGTCGCTCTCGGTGTTAATCCTGTATTACCTGCTGACCCGCCTATGGAACATGTCGGGAACAATGAACGAGTACTTCGACTACGATGAGGGAACTTACCTGATGATCGCGAGGCTGATTAACCATGGCGTTCTCCCGTATAGGGACGTCTTCGCAGTTCACCCCCCGCTTTACTACTACCTTCTGGCCCTCTGGCTGCGCCTCTTTGGGGATAGTTACGTTGTTGGAAGACTACTCTCGGTTTTTCTGGGCCTGCTGGCGGTTTTGGTTGCCTACTTTGTCGGCAGAGAGCTTCACGACTGGAAAACTGGAGTCCTCTTTTCGGCGGTCGTGGTTATGGATCCCATAATGGTTCACATGAACGGCCTCGTGTTTCATGAAACTACAATTGAGCTTTTTACCCTGCTTTCCTTGTACCACTTCGTCAGGTACGTGAAGCTCAGGAACAGGAAAGACGCCCTCTGGTCGCTTTTTTGGACTGGAGTTGGCAGTACGTCGAAGTTCACGATAATCCCTTATGCTGTGGCCCTATACGTTGTCCTGGTACTTCTCGTCGACCTGGAAACCGAATCTTACCTTGAGCGCCTGGGCAGGCTTCTGCTCAACAGGGTTCAGGTTTTTCTGGTTCTCGCCGCCTACGGCATCATGTCCCTTCTAATTGTGGACACGATACTGATTTACCCCTCCGATGGACTGAGACGCCTCTTTATCTTACCAGGCGTTCACAGGATAGGACTCGTCGGGCACATCATCTCCGCTGGAATTTTCTTGATAATCTGGGGCTTCCTGACTCTCTATGTCTTCAGGGTTTCCTATCTCCGAAAACTGGTACGCTCACTTCATTTAGTCCTTAAAAACCTCAAAACAGCCCTTCAGTATCTCCTGGTATTCCTGCTTCCGAAAGTCCTGATAGAAGGTGCTCTCGGGCTGGGTGTAAGCAGGGACTACCTCAACCAGACATATCTGGCTCAGAGTTCCAGGTACGCTCCCCTAGCAGGGGTTTTTGACCTTCTCGCAAATCTCTTTGAGAAATTTGGGGCTGAAAAACCTGATTTCGTTGTTTTTTATCTTCCGCTTATCTTTATGTTCACCCTCCTCCTCTTTTACTTCAGCCGCGGGGAGAAGCTTAGGGAGCCGTCTGTCATGGGGCCCCTTTTCATAACGTCTTTCGTTACGTACCTTCTACTGTTCCCAATCATTCCAAACATGAGGTTCCTCTATCCGATGGTTCTAACTGCCTATCTGGCGTTTTTTGAGTCGATCTTGGAAAGACTGGAGGGAAGAAAGCTCGTGGCCTTGGTCTTTGCGGCCGTCTTGGTTTTTGGGGCGGCCGATTATGGGATGGTTTGCAGTTACCGGGAGGGAAAACTTCTCATTCCCTGGGCAGGCCACAGCAAAGACCTCCGAGATGACCTGAGCATGTACATCGGGGGAATGAACCTCACCGGAACTTTTCTCTCCGTCAACCCCTTTAACGCCTATTACCTAAACCTCAGGATTGACCCCTATTACCTCGATACGTTTGGGATAGTGTATATGGGGAACTCCAGCCGGCTCTGGGAGGCCATAAACGAAAGCGACTATTTGCTCTTCAGCACTTGGATGTACGCCATCGGCAGGGAGTCAAAGGTCTTTGAGGAGACCTTTGGGAAACTTAAGGAACACGCCGTTGTTAACGGATCCCTTCTTTACGCCGAGAGCTACGGCAAGGGAGACGTCATAGAGCTCTTCAGGAACTCCGAAAATCGGTCCCATGCAGTCGGCTTCTCGTCTTTCTCCGGAAAGCTTCAGTTATGGGTGAACGGTAGTGAAGTGGCATACATTTACCCCTCAATCGGCAACGTGAGCTACACTTGGAGAACCGTTGTTGAGAGGAAGCCCAGCGGGGGGTACGAACTTGTCTATTATTCAAGTGATGGAGACTCGATCATAGGCCATTTAAAGTTGGATGAGGATTCTCTAACTCTGTCTTTTCCGGTTGAGGTGAACCTGACGGTTGAGTTCAAAGAGAGAGTCGTGTTCCTCCGGGACGGGAAGCTCGTCAAAAATGGAACTCCCGGCGACTTTACGGCGTTTTATTCGGGGGGGAGCTTTTCAGTTGAGAGCAATGGAACCGTGAAGAGGATAACCCCCTCCGGGATAACTGTACAGTGCATCGGGGTTAGGATAAAGGGATGATAAAAATCAGCCGGAGTTAAGATTTGAAGATACTTCGCTCCTTATTTTTTCGTTTAAATTACTGTCGGCACGGGATAAAGAATCGGCGAGCTTTTCGTGCTCACTTTTAATTATTCTTATGTAATGAAAGCCCCAAACAATGATAATCAGAACCAGCGCCACCATAAGCAGGTACTCAACAGCCCCTTGGGCCCTTAGTCTGCCCATAGCCTTACCTCCCGCAAGAAGAAAGAAATAGCAGAAATCATGAACTAAGAGCCTCGCTAAGCTCGCTGTTCACTGCGTTGTTTATCTGTTGCTGACCCTGCTGGATTGTCTCACCGGTGCTCTTTCCAGAGCTCTTTAGGTACTTGATAGCAATGGCAACGATGATAAGCGCTGCCGCAATCATAAACAGGTACTCGATTGCACCCTGGGCCTTCCTCATCATTCACATCACCTCCGGGAGGTCTTGTCAAAGTATTTAGCTTGAAATCCTTTAAATAGGTTTCTCCATAATTTTGCCGGATCTCCTAAGCAAAATTGGGGAAAATTTGGAAGCCTTAACGGCACTGTAAATGTATTGAATACATCACAAAATAACCCTGCCAACATTGAAATTAATACAAATCGAATTTGAAGGGATGCATTCCCCGTTGTTTTACTACTGTATTTTAACGGACAGAAAAGCCTGAAGAGGAAGGGTTTATATATTTTATGCCCATACATAGCTCCTGGGGAGGAGCATGCGGCTGTTCCACGTCTCCTGTGAGTCAGCAAGCGTTGAGGACTGCATTGAGGAGTTCACTTCGAGAATAGATAAAGTTCTATCCGGTTCTGGATGTTACATAAAATCAGCCGAGCTTAACCTAACGTTCGGTGCATTTATGCACCTTTCCGCTGGGCTCCTGGTTGACCCATCGACCCCCGGTGGTAGGGTCGTGGCGAAGTACTCCACGGGAAGGAGCAGGGAAAAGGCCATTGAAGGTGTTCTCGCGGAGATAAATCCGCTCATAGAAAACGCCGAGGTCGTTGCCTTTAAGTTCGGGACGTACACAACACCAGTAACGAGGCGAACCTATGCGGTGGGTGTCGTTGCCTACAATCTTCCCATGAAGCCCGCGACCCAGATAAGCGATACGGCCGACAGGAGAAAACTTCTGGCCCACGTGCTCTCGCTTTTTGAATACAACCCCAAAGTCCTCAACATATCTGAACTCGCAAGGGTCTTTGGCGTTTCGAGGGATACGATTTACTACGACATCCAGCAGATACTGAAGGAGAAAAAGTAATCACTTGACGAAGAAGGGCACCGGAGTGGCTGTAAGCACGAAGATTATCAGGGCAAGAATTGCCAGGCCCTTTCTGCTCCACGAAATCGGGCTTACTTCATCCAGCGCCCCCGGGTTCCCGGCGCTGCCCATGAAGAGCACTAGCAGTCCCCAGATCATCCACCCGGTCCAGAGGTAGCTCATAAGTATGAGGGTCAGTCCTATCCCCATTGTGAAGTACCGGTGAAGTCTCTCGTTCATAAATGCCCTTGCTATGTGCCCCCCGTCGAGCTGTGCCGCTGGGATGAGGTTCAAGAAAGTGACGAGAATTCCCACCCAGCCCGCTATGGCGACCGGATGGAGAAACACCACGTAATCGTTGCCGGCGATCTTTCCATCCAGTATGGCCCTCTCGAGAATCGTGAAGAAGAGGTTCGTGCCGAGGTAGAGGCCTTTGCCTGAGCTTGGTACTAGAGAAGCCGGAACAACCTGCGAAAGCCGGAGCCCGATGATGGTAACTGGAATCGCTACCAGAATGCCTGCGAGGGGTCCGCTGACCCCGAGATCGATGGCGGCGTTTCTAGTTGGGATCGGGGACTTTACCCTTATCACTGCCCCGAGCGTGCCGAGCAGATTGGGAAACGGGATGAAGTAGGGGAAGGTCGCCTTAACGTTGTGCATTGTGGCGGCTATCTTGTGGCCCATCTCGTGGGTGCCTAGAATCGCCAGAACGCTCAGGGAGAAGGCAACGGCTATGAGGTAGGGATTCCTGTAGCCGGGTAAACCAAACTGATCGAGCGTCGCTATGTAATTAATGGCAAGGCCGTAACCCGCCCAGAGCGTGGAGATAAGAGTGAGAATGAAGAGCGCTATCCCTATCTTAGGATTGTCCTGTTTGATCTCGCCGGCCGGAAAGACGTACAGAACGATCTCTCCCCCTGCCCTCTTCAGTGCTGCCCAGTAACCGTTAGCTTCAAACTCCCTGAGAACGGCCTCAAAGTCCCGCTCGAGTATCTCACTAACCCTGAAGATGTATACCTCTCCACGCTTTTCAACGAACTCCGCCCGGTAGAACCTCGATACAAGCTCCTCAACCCCGGGGAGAACTTGGATCTCAACTCCCGGTTCTTCGGCTTCAATGCTGAACCCCACCAGAACCATGTCTCCGCCGCATTGGGGGCACGCTCCCTCGAGGATGGGCTCGTTTGACTCGATTATCTCTCTGTGACCGCAGTTAACACACTCGTAAATTCCCTTTGGCATGCTCTCCCCCGATAAAAGAGGGAACGAAGGGTTAAAAATCTACCCGTCGAGAACTTCGACCTCCCCTTCATCGGCGTTGATCCTCACCCTCTGGCCAGTTTTGAGCTTGGACACGTCTATTCCTTGGACCATTGGAATCCCTGCTATTATGGCCCCGGTTGCGACAATCGTCTCGGCTTCACCGACGATTATTGCCTTTGGAGCCTTCCCGTTCTTCTTAAGGGCGTAGATTACGTAGGAGCCAACCGTTGAACCCTTCCCGCGTGGGAAGGCGAGGATTTTGCCCGCTATGCTCTGGCCTCTTATGTCGCTCTCCGCGTCGGTGACGATTCCGGTCTCGGGGTCAACCCCGCCGAGGAAGGAGAGTGGTTTTTTCGAGACTATCAGCTCTCCCTCTGCCTTCCCGCCGACGACCTTTCTTCCCCTCAGCTTCATCCTACCACCTCACGGGGCTTCTTTTATGAGCCTCTCTGCATCGTCGAGCCTGACCTTAAAGCCAAAGGAGCGGAAGTAGAAGGCACTCTTTCCGCTGTTGGTGGCGATGCCGTTGTACCAGCCCTTAATCGGCGACACGACGAAGCAGGAATCCGCTATAATCCGCCCGTTATAGCGCTCTATGATCTCCGTGTAACCGAGTGAGTCGGCTAAAGCCTTTACAGCCCTGCTCGCAGTGATGAAGAGCGGTATTTTTAGCGGCTTTCCGCGCATGGTGAGGAGCTCAGCGACCTCTTTAATCTCTCTCAAGGAAGCGTGAGGACAGCCGATGAGTATCATGTCAATCTCGCTCCAGTCGTCTGAGAATTCCTCCCTCACTGCCCTGAGGTCGGCATCTTCAACGGCAATCTCTTCCACCTTGTCAACAACTGCGGTTCTGTATTCGGGGGTCTCGCCCTCGACGTGGTAGAGCGCTATTGAACCGGTTGCCGCCATTGAAGCCCCGAGTTCTTTGAGGTAATCGACGCTTTCCGGTTTGAGGTTGGTTATGTAGGGCACATCGTTTCCAAGAACCCGACCGAGATGGTAGCCGAGGGTGGAGTAATCGACGAAAGTCTTAAGTCTTGCCTCAACCTTCACAAGGACGGTTGCCTTCCTGTTTTCATCGAGATGAAGGCCGTAGTTGGGAGTTTTCCCGATTATGGCTGAGGCCAAACTCGATGGGCCGCCCTCCCTGTTCGTCCTCGCGCCTAGGATGGAGTTTGCAAAGCTTACGGCGGAGCTCTCGCTCCAGGCCAGGTGATCGCCGAACTTCGGCAGGTTCGCTCCATAGTAAGGCGTGCAGGTTGATGTCACCTCAACTCCCATTTTCCTGTAAATCTCGAGCACTTCACGCTGCTTCTCCATAAACTCTTCGTCTCCTATTCCGGCCGGATTTAAAGTTGTGTAGACGCTAACCTTTGCCCCTGCCTCCAGAAAGTCCCTCAGGAATTCAACGCCGGCTTCGCCGAGGTTCTTGTATGAGACCCCCGCTATCTGGGCACTCTTGATCGGGATTAGCCTGTCCGCCCCATAGATCTCTCCGAGGGCTACGAGGATCTCCATGGCTTTCTGGAGGGCGTAGCCGTACTCACCGGCCAAAACGAGCTCCTCTTCCTTCGTCAGGTACATCGGACCCACCGTCCCGATTAGCGCTCAGGGAATATAAACCCAGCCCGAAAGATTTATAAACCTCCTCCCTTTCACTAACTAATGGGTCAAGCAGCGGGGTGGGGCAGCTAGGAGTGCCCGCCGGGCTCATAACCCGGAGGTCGGAGGTTCAAATCCTCCCCCCGCTACCAAACTGCCGTTTTCTCCAATTCTAATCTCTCAGCGCTTTCTTTTGCCCCAGCTGATCTTTGCAGTCAGTACTTTCTCACTGGAGAAGATTCTTGCCGTCAGGTAGAGAGTCACGAGGGCGATGGCTCCTAAGTAGGCAACACTGAAGAGCATTGGGGAGTATTCGCCTGTCACAGCGTACCTGTAGCCGACTATCGGGTGTGTGAACGGTATTGCCAGAAGGATGTAGCGGGCAACTGGGGGCAGCTGGGTTAGGTCGATGAACATCAGCAGGAACGCCGGGAAAGCGAGGGGCAGTATAACCGAGCTGACGACGGTGTTGGCGCTCTGCACGTCTTCGGCGAAGACAGCTAAGAGCATCGACAAGCTCAGCGAAAAGGCTATGGTCAGGAAGACCACGACGCCGAAGAGGGCCAGTCCCGAGGGCGTTACCGACAGGCCGAGCTCGCTCAGCGAGACCCCCGTCTGGGTTCCAAAGCTTGCCATATACTGCTTGAGGCCAACCATGTAAGCTAATGCAGCTATGACGCCCATCACGGCCGTTCCCGTTATCTTTGAGGCAACTATCGTGGTTCTCCTCACCGGAAGAGTCAGGAGCGTTTCAAGGGTCTTATTTTCCTTCTCGGCCGCCACCGTTCCGGCCGCCATCTGCGACGTGATCATGACCATTAGGAAGACTATGAGGGGCAGTCCGTAGGATTGGGAAGCTAAGACCTGTGAAATAACCGTTGGAGAGACGTTAACTATCCTGCCCATGAAGTACGATCTGCTCTCCGCCCGGATAGGATGGAGTATCGCCTCAGGATTCCCCGCACCGAGGGACTTGACCTTCAACCTTGCTATCTCCTCCGAGAGAACGGCTATAACCGCGTTGATTCTGCCCTCGCTCACGCTCTCCCTCATCCCAGAGCTCAACCCTTTGAAAACGCCGTATATCTCAACGGTCGCGATCCTGTCGGATTCTATACTCCCGCTGAAGTTATGCGGAATCACTACCAGGACGTTTTGATTTTCCTGAAGTGCTCGCTTTAGGGCTTCTTCTACGGATGGGGCTGTGATAACGGTTACACTCACGTTAGGGCTCGCGTTGAGGGCTTTTATGAGAAGCTCTCCGTACTTTCCGTCGTCGAAGTTAACTATCGCAACGTGCGTTTCCTTCGTCGCGCTCTCGAAGCCGAACTGCATCATCTTGCCGAGGGCTGGATAGACGATGAGGGGGACAATTATGAGGCCAAATATCAGTTTTTTGTCCCTCATGAGGTTCTTTATCTCCTTCTTTGCCAGAACAAGGAAATCGCTCACGAGCCCTCACCCCCAACTGGCTCGGGAATACTAACCCCGATGGCCCTCATGAAGACCTCCTCGAGGTTCTCGGCCTCGTATTTGGCTTTCAGCTCCCCCGGCGTTCCGATCTCGACGATTCTTCCATCGGCAATCATGGCAACGCGGTCGCAGAGAAACTCAACCTCTAACATGTTGTGGCTCGAAATCAGGAACGTTGTCCCTTCGCTCCTCGCGAAGCGCCTTATCGTTTTTCTAATCTCGTAGGCGTTCACTATGTCGAGTCCGCTTGCCGGCTCGTCAAGAATGGCAAGCCTTGGCTTCACCATGAGGGCCCTCGCAATGAGAAGCTTGCGCGTCATTCCCTTGGAATACGTTGAGACCTTGTCGTCGAGCCTCTCCCCAAGGCCGGCGAGCTCAACGCCGAGCTGGAGCATCTTTCTGGCCTTTTGCTCGTCTTTGGCGTAAAGCCTCGCCATGAACTCCAGGTACTCCCTTCCGGTTAGGTTTTTGTAGGCTCCCGCCTCCTCGGGAAGGTAGCTGATCAGGGCCCTAACTTTGTCAGCTTCCGTAACAACATCATGGCCTGCTATCCTCGCCGTTCCTTTGGTTGGCCTCAGCAGGGTGGCGAGGATTTTGAGGGTCGTGCTCTTTCCAGCCCCGTTCGGCCCGATGAGACCGAATACCTCTCCTTCCCTGACGGAGAAGCTTATCCCCTTCAGCGCTTTGACCTTGCCATAATCCTTCTCAAGGTTCTCAACCTCAACGAGCATCCTCACGCCCCCCGATTTTGTAAACGAAAAGTCCAAGGGTGGTGAGAACAACGCCAAACGCGAAAAGCTCCGTTATTCTTGCGTATCCCCCCACAAAAGCTATGCCGAGACCAGTAGCCACTCCGAGCCAGCCGTTAAGTTCATGTCTGTTTTTGAATCGGTGCCCCAGCCCCACGAAGAGTGCACCCACCATTATGAGGCTGACCTCGATGAGAAGCAGTGGCGTGTTTATCCCCTTAGAGACCTCTCCGCTCGGGAGCTTCATGCATGCGAGCCTTTCAACGGGCGGTCTGGCTATCCCTAGGGCTATGCCGAGGAAATACAGTGCGAAGCCCGCAACCTTCCTACCGTTCACCTCAATCACCCTCGTAGATGAACACGTCTTCAATTTTAAGGCCGAAGAACCGGGCAATCTTGAAAGCCAGCCTTAGGGAGGGGTCGTACTTCCCTTTTTCAATCGCAATAATCGTCTGCCTCGTAACTCCCAAGGCTTTTGCGAGCTCCTCCTGTGTGAGCCCTTTCGCCTCCCTGAGCTCGCGCAGGCGGTTCTTCATCTCTACATCCTCCGGGAATAATAGTTGATGAGTCCCCAGTGGAGGAGTAGCAGAATCGCCAAGAGGCCGGAGGTTAGCTTAAAGGCGGGCCTGAGCTCGG
Encoded proteins:
- a CDS encoding helix-turn-helix transcriptional regulator; this translates as MKNRLRELREAKGLTQEELAKALGVTRQTIIAIEKGKYDPSLRLAFKIARFFGLKIEDVFIYEGD
- a CDS encoding aconitase X catalytic domain-containing protein — translated: MYLTKEEELVLAGEYGYALQKAMEILVALGEIYGADRLIPIKSAQIAGVSYKNLGEAGVEFLRDFLEAGAKVSVYTTLNPAGIGDEEFMEKQREVLEIYRKMGVEVTSTCTPYYGANLPKFGDHLAWSESSAVSFANSILGARTNREGGPSSLASAIIGKTPNYGLHLDENRKATVLVKVEARLKTFVDYSTLGYHLGRVLGNDVPYITNLKPESVDYLKELGASMAATGSIALYHVEGETPEYRTAVVDKVEEIAVEDADLRAVREEFSDDWSEIDMILIGCPHASLREIKEVAELLTMRGKPLKIPLFITASRAVKALADSLGYTEIIERYNGRIIADSCFVVSPIKGWYNGIATNSGKSAFYFRSFGFKVRLDDAERLIKEAP
- a CDS encoding ABC transporter permease, which gives rise to MSDFLVLAKKEIKNLMRDKKLIFGLIIVPLIVYPALGKMMQFGFESATKETHVAIVNFDDGKYGELLIKALNASPNVSVTVITAPSVEEALKRALQENQNVLVVIPHNFSGSIESDRIATVEIYGVFKGLSSGMRESVSEGRINAVIAVLSEEIARLKVKSLGAGNPEAILHPIRAESRSYFMGRIVNVSPTVISQVLASQSYGLPLIVFLMVMITSQMAAGTVAAEKENKTLETLLTLPVRRTTIVASKITGTAVMGVIAALAYMVGLKQYMASFGTQTGVSLSELGLSVTPSGLALFGVVVFLTIAFSLSLSMLLAVFAEDVQSANTVVSSVILPLAFPAFLLMFIDLTQLPPVARYILLAIPFTHPIVGYRYAVTGEYSPMLFSVAYLGAIALVTLYLTARIFSSEKVLTAKISWGKRKR
- a CDS encoding ABC transporter ATP-binding protein, with amino-acid sequence MLVEVENLEKDYGKVKALKGISFSVREGEVFGLIGPNGAGKSTTLKILATLLRPTKGTARIAGHDVVTEADKVRALISYLPEEAGAYKNLTGREYLEFMARLYAKDEQKARKMLQLGVELAGLGERLDDKVSTYSKGMTRKLLIARALMVKPRLAILDEPASGLDIVNAYEIRKTIRRFARSEGTTFLISSHNMLEVEFLCDRVAMIADGRIVEIGTPGELKAKYEAENLEEVFMRAIGVSIPEPVGGEGS